One genomic segment of Pandoraea sputorum includes these proteins:
- a CDS encoding 3-keto-5-aminohexanoate cleavage protein, with translation MTRPYALAVAPNGARRTHADHPALPMTPTELGECAKACLDAGAAMIHLHVRKADGTHSLEVADYAAGIAAVRRAVGDALVLQVTTEAVGIYTPEQQIATVRALHPEAISVALREVLPDAAHASAAEAFFDWLWHEQITTQYILYDTEDVAHYWRLRASGAIRPGRHWVLFVLGRYSKGQLSSPSDLLPFLAAWQAGADRLGEAADATPWAMCAFGPREAECALAAVLQGGHARIGFENNLYLPDGSVSPGNAASLGALTAAATPLALAPMTADALRELTR, from the coding sequence ATGACGAGACCTTACGCGCTGGCCGTCGCACCGAACGGCGCACGCCGCACGCACGCCGACCATCCGGCGCTGCCGATGACGCCCACGGAACTGGGTGAATGCGCCAAGGCGTGTCTCGACGCGGGCGCAGCCATGATTCATCTGCATGTACGCAAGGCAGACGGCACGCACAGCCTGGAAGTGGCGGACTATGCGGCGGGCATTGCGGCCGTTCGTCGCGCCGTGGGAGACGCGCTGGTGTTGCAGGTGACGACCGAGGCCGTCGGTATCTATACGCCCGAGCAGCAGATTGCGACGGTGCGCGCGCTGCATCCCGAAGCGATTTCGGTGGCGTTGCGCGAAGTGCTGCCCGATGCAGCACACGCGAGCGCGGCCGAGGCGTTCTTCGACTGGCTGTGGCACGAGCAGATCACGACACAATACATCCTGTACGACACCGAGGACGTGGCGCACTACTGGCGCTTGCGCGCGAGCGGTGCGATTCGTCCCGGCCGCCATTGGGTGCTGTTCGTGCTCGGGCGCTACAGCAAAGGGCAGTTATCGTCGCCGTCGGACCTGCTGCCGTTCCTCGCCGCCTGGCAAGCCGGTGCGGACCGGCTCGGGGAAGCCGCCGACGCCACGCCGTGGGCGATGTGCGCCTTTGGGCCGCGCGAGGCCGAGTGCGCGCTGGCCGCAGTGTTGCAGGGCGGCCACGCCCGGATCGGCTTCGAGAACAACCTTTACCTGCCGGACGGCAGCGTTTCTCCGGGCAATGCCGCGTCGCTTGGTGCGCTGACGGCCGCCGCCACCCCGCTGGCCCTCGCGCCCATGACGGCGGACGCTCTGCGCGAACTGACGCGCTGA
- a CDS encoding methyl-accepting chemotaxis protein: MKHWSIRHRILASFGLILALMALMAGIAYTRLSAIEVEAHSVEADSTPGLYYSTMLRGAWFESYQLLQQVVAIDDNDKTRAIDLDTLRTADTRIDGWIKDYGTTVNRAVDRMQYDEVRGVRTQYARISTQVLKLVADGQMPAARAMLTDQLYPEWGRGRSAIQRLVDTNKTFADESTHNINEAVTAAKATLLTTLGVALAAAILAGWMLFRAISVPLASVMQILEVMRAGDLTKRLDLARRDEFGALESGFNRMTDELTGLVGQAQKSALQVTTSVTEIAATSRQQQATASETAATTTEIGATSREIFATSRDLARTMTEVAGVADHAASLAGTGHVGLTRMEDAMRHVMDAAGSVNGKLGILNEKAGNINQVVTTITKVADQTNLLSLNAAIEAEKAGEYGRGFAVVATEIRRLADQTAVATYDIEQMIKEIQSAVSAGVMGMDKFAEEVRRGMDEMRQVGDQLAQIIAQVQTLPPRFQVVNEGMQAQATGAEQINQALVQLSEAAQQTAESLQQSSQAIEELNHVANGLKSGVSRFKVQALPPTGLV, from the coding sequence GTGAAACACTGGTCGATCCGACATCGCATTCTGGCCAGTTTTGGCCTGATCCTTGCCCTGATGGCCCTCATGGCCGGCATCGCTTACACGCGGTTGTCCGCCATCGAAGTGGAGGCGCACAGTGTGGAAGCCGATTCCACGCCGGGCCTTTACTACAGCACGATGCTGCGCGGTGCCTGGTTCGAGAGCTATCAGTTGCTCCAGCAGGTGGTCGCCATCGACGACAACGACAAGACCCGTGCGATCGACCTCGACACCTTGCGCACGGCCGATACCCGAATCGACGGCTGGATCAAGGATTACGGCACGACCGTCAATCGCGCCGTCGATCGCATGCAATACGACGAGGTGCGCGGCGTGCGCACGCAATACGCGCGCATAAGCACTCAGGTGCTCAAGCTCGTGGCCGACGGTCAGATGCCCGCCGCTCGCGCCATGCTGACCGACCAGCTGTACCCCGAATGGGGCCGGGGGCGTTCCGCCATCCAACGTCTGGTCGACACGAACAAGACGTTTGCCGACGAGTCGACGCATAACATCAACGAAGCCGTGACGGCCGCCAAGGCCACGCTGCTCACCACATTGGGCGTGGCGCTCGCGGCGGCTATCCTGGCTGGCTGGATGCTGTTCCGCGCGATCAGTGTGCCGCTCGCAAGCGTGATGCAGATTCTGGAGGTCATGCGCGCGGGCGATCTGACCAAGCGCCTCGATCTGGCGCGTCGCGATGAGTTCGGCGCGCTGGAGTCGGGCTTCAACCGGATGACGGACGAACTGACCGGTCTTGTCGGGCAGGCGCAGAAGTCGGCCTTGCAGGTGACGACGTCGGTGACCGAGATTGCCGCGACATCGCGTCAGCAACAGGCCACTGCCTCGGAGACGGCGGCCACTACGACCGAGATCGGTGCGACCTCGCGCGAAATCTTCGCCACGTCGCGCGATCTGGCGCGCACCATGACCGAGGTGGCGGGTGTGGCCGATCATGCCGCGTCGCTCGCGGGCACTGGCCACGTCGGCCTCACGCGCATGGAAGACGCCATGCGTCATGTGATGGACGCGGCAGGTTCCGTCAACGGCAAGCTCGGCATCCTCAACGAGAAGGCGGGCAACATCAATCAGGTGGTGACGACGATCACGAAGGTCGCGGATCAGACCAACCTGCTTTCGCTGAACGCGGCCATCGAAGCCGAGAAAGCGGGCGAGTACGGTCGCGGTTTTGCGGTGGTGGCGACCGAGATCCGGCGTCTGGCCGATCAGACGGCCGTGGCGACCTACGATATCGAGCAGATGATCAAGGAGATCCAGTCAGCGGTGTCGGCTGGGGTGATGGGCATGGATAAGTTCGCCGAGGAAGTGCGTCGCGGCATGGACGAGATGCGTCAGGTCGGCGATCAGCTCGCGCAGATCATTGCGCAGGTGCAGACGCTGCCGCCGCGCTTCCAGGTCGTCAACGAAGGTATGCAGGCGCAGGCCACCGGCGCGGAGCAGATCAATCAGGCGCTGGTGCAGCTCTCCGAGGCGGCTCAACAGACGGCAGAATCGTTGCAGCAGTCGAGTCAGGCCATCGAAGAGCTCAATCACGTCGCCAACGGTCTCAAGAGTGGGGTGTCGCGCTTCAAGGTGCAGGCGCTGCCGCCCACGGGACTGGTCTGA
- a CDS encoding chemotaxis protein CheW, which translates to MLFLRFAIATDHYVIEAGHVAEVLPWLALKRLPAAPAWVAGAFSYRGESVPVIDLTRLATGRDAPARRSTRLVLVHYPAPGPNARRLGVLVERATDTLRADPAAFQTSGVNLPEGRYLGPVLDTDDGLVQWVRVDQLLTAEARAMLFDAATDVLADEAEGADDARNAGAANATEASS; encoded by the coding sequence ATGTTGTTCCTGCGTTTCGCCATCGCGACCGATCACTACGTCATCGAAGCGGGCCACGTCGCCGAGGTGCTGCCGTGGCTGGCGCTCAAGCGTCTGCCCGCCGCACCGGCATGGGTGGCGGGTGCGTTCAGCTATCGTGGCGAGTCCGTGCCGGTGATCGATCTGACGCGGCTCGCGACGGGGCGTGATGCGCCTGCGCGGCGCTCCACGCGCCTGGTGCTTGTGCACTACCCCGCACCCGGCCCGAACGCCCGGCGTCTGGGTGTGCTCGTCGAGCGCGCGACCGATACCTTGCGTGCCGATCCGGCGGCGTTTCAGACAAGCGGCGTCAACCTCCCCGAAGGCCGCTATCTCGGCCCGGTGCTCGATACCGACGATGGACTCGTGCAGTGGGTGCGCGTCGACCAGTTGCTGACGGCCGAAGCGCGCGCCATGCTGTTCGATGCGGCGACGGACGTGCTGGCAGATGAGGCAGAGGGCGCGGATGACGCGCGTAATGCGGGTGCGGCGAACGCAACGGAGGCGTCGTCATGA
- a CDS encoding CheR family methyltransferase, protein MSHVRDIERLLYDTMGLDAETLGANAIERAIRVRLAALSALSPDMQDAPPYSRYWQRLQQSPQELQALIETVVVPETWFFRHRDAFTALTQMVQEERESRRGTAREGQALRLLSLPCSTGEEPYSMAMTMFDAGLGANDFTIDALDISERALAVAREGLYGRNSFRGPPGTMLFRDRYFTSEDENFRVIGALRTQVRWHSGNLFDPSLVDRLGTFDYVFFRNVLIYFDRDGQRRAIAALEQLMRMGATLFAGPAEGGTLTSNGLAPTGHVQAFSFRVAGPVRDMQTSAAGLSRPTGKLDTFRPAPPVSTLDAVAQHRVALPHISHISNVQHVRASPAQAPSSRPRSTGAGPSRTFASMTPVGSVTPPPDSARPGVFQHVDASARTDIAVQLTQAQIAADAGDFVGAVALCRAVLAVDRANAQAEYLLGLVEDARGDAQGALIHYRRALYLEPGHYEALVHCAALLDARGDNAGARRLLERAERTERTERAGTTSHTTTESHDQTHRHGNRHR, encoded by the coding sequence ATGAGCCACGTGCGAGACATCGAACGCTTGCTGTACGACACGATGGGACTGGACGCCGAGACCCTCGGCGCGAACGCCATCGAACGTGCGATACGCGTGCGTCTTGCCGCCCTTTCCGCCCTGTCGCCGGACATGCAAGACGCGCCGCCGTACTCGCGTTACTGGCAGCGCTTGCAGCAATCGCCGCAGGAATTGCAGGCGCTTATCGAGACAGTGGTGGTGCCTGAGACATGGTTCTTCCGGCATCGCGATGCTTTCACCGCGCTCACGCAGATGGTCCAGGAGGAGCGCGAATCACGTCGGGGCACCGCGCGCGAAGGGCAGGCGCTGCGACTGTTGAGCTTGCCGTGCTCCACCGGCGAGGAACCGTACTCGATGGCGATGACGATGTTCGACGCGGGCCTCGGCGCGAACGACTTCACCATCGACGCGCTCGACATCAGCGAACGCGCGCTGGCCGTTGCGCGCGAGGGACTCTACGGACGCAATTCGTTTCGCGGCCCGCCGGGCACGATGCTGTTCCGGGATCGCTACTTCACGTCGGAAGACGAGAACTTTCGTGTGATCGGTGCGCTGCGTACGCAGGTGCGCTGGCACTCGGGCAATCTGTTCGATCCGTCGCTCGTCGACCGGCTGGGCACGTTCGATTACGTGTTCTTCCGTAACGTGCTGATCTACTTCGACCGCGACGGACAACGTCGTGCCATCGCTGCGCTCGAACAACTCATGCGTATGGGGGCGACGCTCTTCGCCGGACCGGCCGAGGGGGGAACGCTGACCAGCAACGGGCTGGCACCGACGGGGCACGTGCAGGCGTTTTCGTTCCGCGTGGCGGGGCCGGTGCGGGATATGCAGACGTCGGCAGCGGGCCTGTCGCGGCCGACGGGCAAGCTCGACACCTTCCGACCCGCGCCGCCAGTGAGTACTCTCGACGCCGTGGCGCAGCATCGCGTTGCGTTACCGCACATTTCGCACATTTCGAACGTGCAGCACGTGCGAGCGTCACCCGCGCAAGCGCCGTCCTCGCGCCCGCGTTCGACCGGTGCAGGCCCCTCGCGCACGTTTGCGTCGATGACGCCCGTAGGGTCGGTCACGCCACCGCCCGATTCAGCGCGCCCAGGCGTTTTTCAGCACGTTGACGCCAGCGCCCGAACGGACATCGCCGTGCAGCTGACGCAGGCGCAAATCGCTGCTGACGCTGGCGACTTCGTGGGCGCGGTGGCGCTGTGCCGTGCGGTGCTGGCTGTTGACCGGGCCAATGCGCAGGCCGAGTATCTGCTTGGACTGGTCGAAGATGCACGGGGCGACGCACAGGGCGCGCTCATCCATTACCGTCGCGCGCTCTATCTGGAGCCGGGGCATTATGAAGCGCTGGTGCATTGCGCCGCGCTGCTCGATGCGCGCGGCGACAACGCTGGCGCACGACGTTTGCTGGAGCGCGCCGAACGTACTGAACGTACCGAACGTGCGGGCACGACTTCGCACACGACCACCGAATCGCATGATCAGACGCATCGCCACGGGAACCGACATCGATGA
- a CDS encoding chemotaxis protein CheW, protein MTYRESAPETGPVSGERKPSSPAAANATQSRQPSQANGNTLHRQAAELLDRLPVVPVDPAPWRAIPGGQESERGSSLLLFRLADEWLALPASAIEEVAPMRGWHSVPGHRQRALLGLVNLRGALVPCLSLGELLGVQSAPQTQTPQTNSLRASTARLLALRHGHHLSAFPVTEVHGTVTPARASMGAVPATALGASNGFAVAVLPWRDHIVGVLDPLRIGAAFDRSLA, encoded by the coding sequence ATGACCTACCGCGAATCCGCGCCTGAGACCGGTCCCGTGTCCGGTGAGCGCAAACCTTCTTCGCCAGCCGCTGCGAACGCGACGCAGTCCAGGCAGCCGTCGCAAGCGAACGGCAACACGTTGCATCGACAGGCGGCGGAATTGCTCGACCGTCTGCCGGTGGTGCCGGTGGACCCGGCGCCGTGGCGCGCCATCCCCGGCGGGCAGGAGAGCGAGCGCGGCTCGTCGCTGCTGCTTTTCCGGCTGGCGGACGAATGGCTCGCCCTGCCCGCATCCGCCATCGAAGAAGTCGCGCCTATGCGCGGCTGGCATTCCGTCCCGGGCCATCGGCAACGGGCGTTGCTGGGGCTCGTCAACCTGCGCGGCGCACTCGTGCCGTGTCTGTCTCTCGGCGAGCTGCTCGGCGTGCAGTCCGCACCGCAAACACAAACACCGCAGACGAACAGCCTGCGTGCAAGTACGGCGCGACTGCTGGCGTTGCGTCATGGGCATCATCTGAGCGCGTTTCCTGTGACGGAAGTGCACGGCACGGTGACGCCTGCACGCGCATCCATGGGTGCAGTGCCTGCGACGGCGCTGGGTGCGTCGAACGGCTTTGCCGTCGCCGTGCTGCCGTGGCGCGACCACATCGTCGGTGTGCTGGATCCGCTGCGCATTGGCGCGGCGTTCGACCGGAGCCTCGCATGA
- a CDS encoding hybrid sensor histidine kinase/response regulator, whose protein sequence is MSDDLQNATLLDLFRMETETQAQVLGDGLLALERAPTDAARLEACMRAAHSLKGAARIVGVEAGVSLAHVLEDAFVAAQHGVLVLNVSIIDRLLQGVDLLMRLAHPPGRDPNWAQGAGKAEIDGFVSSFANELAALTGDASQAPRASGELTAFDYASYGMETGQSDAANTEAPLSYTSDTSDIPRISEEVLVSDDAHVQDSLALPRVMEHAVPPTSPDTRDTRDTRDARDTYTTERGVHADTGDGASRALRVSADNLDRLLRLSSEALVASRWSQPFAQSLQRLKRHQHDAGDALDRVSSAFAQVADRSDEDRQLLLSALADLRRALGVGGQLLAEQIHELDDFDRRSTQLSQRLYDEALACRMRPIDDRLGGFARMVRDLGRSLGKPARLEIRGADTQVDRDILDQLEAPLGHLLRNAVDHGLERPEVRAAAGKPAEGVITLSARHSAGLLLVSVSDDGAGIDIERVREAVVKRGLVAPETARHLDDNELLEFLMLPGFTLRDTVTDVSGRGVGLDAVRAMVAMVRGTVRIEYTPGRGTKFILQLPLTLSVVRSLLVEIAGEPYALPLASLSRTLALPQEDIDMLEGRPHFTLDGKQIGLVSAQQVLCGTEPTGTSGDQPVVVFGEGEARYGLAVDKFLGERMLVVQPLDARLGKLPNIAAGALTEDGSPLLIIDTADLVRSIAKAVEMGSLERLPMRAAQTSGRGRKRLLVVDDSLTVRELERKLLAARGYDVSVAIDGMDGWNAVRSETFDMVITDVDMPRMDGIELVTLIKRDPRTAELPVMIVSYKDREEDRKRGLDAGADYYLAKGSFHDDALLRAVVDLIGESGS, encoded by the coding sequence ATGAGCGACGATCTGCAGAACGCCACACTGCTCGACCTGTTCCGCATGGAGACGGAGACGCAGGCGCAAGTCCTCGGCGACGGCTTGCTGGCGCTCGAACGCGCGCCCACCGATGCAGCACGACTCGAAGCATGCATGCGCGCTGCGCATTCGCTCAAGGGGGCGGCGCGCATCGTCGGCGTCGAGGCCGGTGTCTCGCTCGCTCATGTGCTGGAGGACGCTTTCGTCGCGGCTCAGCACGGTGTGCTTGTGCTCAACGTGTCGATCATCGATCGCCTGTTGCAAGGTGTCGATCTGCTCATGCGACTCGCGCACCCGCCGGGGCGCGATCCGAACTGGGCGCAAGGCGCGGGCAAGGCAGAGATCGACGGGTTCGTCTCGTCGTTCGCCAACGAGCTCGCGGCATTGACGGGCGATGCGTCGCAGGCACCCCGTGCCTCCGGCGAACTCACGGCATTCGATTACGCGAGCTATGGCATGGAGACGGGGCAGAGCGACGCTGCGAATACCGAAGCGCCTCTCTCATACACCTCGGACACCTCGGACATCCCGCGCATCTCGGAAGAAGTGCTTGTGTCCGACGACGCTCACGTGCAGGACAGTCTCGCACTCCCGCGTGTTATGGAGCACGCGGTGCCGCCGACGTCTCCCGACACACGCGACACACGCGACACACGTGACGCACGCGACACATACACCACCGAGCGGGGCGTACACGCTGACACCGGCGACGGCGCGTCGCGTGCCTTGCGCGTCTCCGCCGACAACCTCGACCGGCTTCTGCGCCTGTCGAGCGAGGCGTTGGTGGCATCGCGCTGGTCGCAACCGTTCGCGCAATCGTTGCAACGGCTGAAACGTCATCAGCACGACGCGGGCGACGCGCTCGACCGCGTGAGTTCGGCGTTCGCGCAAGTGGCCGACCGCTCCGACGAAGACCGCCAGTTGTTGCTCTCGGCGCTTGCAGATCTGCGACGCGCGCTCGGTGTCGGGGGGCAGTTGCTGGCCGAACAGATTCACGAACTGGACGACTTCGACCGGCGCTCGACGCAACTGTCGCAACGTCTGTACGACGAGGCGCTCGCATGCCGCATGCGACCCATCGACGACCGCCTTGGCGGGTTCGCCCGCATGGTGCGAGATCTGGGCCGCTCGCTAGGCAAACCGGCGCGGCTGGAGATTCGTGGCGCGGATACGCAGGTCGACCGCGATATTCTCGACCAGCTCGAAGCGCCGCTGGGGCATTTGCTGCGCAATGCCGTTGACCACGGGCTGGAGCGTCCCGAAGTGCGTGCGGCGGCAGGCAAACCTGCCGAGGGCGTCATCACGCTCAGCGCTCGTCATAGCGCGGGGCTTCTGCTCGTGAGCGTGTCCGACGATGGCGCAGGTATCGACATCGAACGTGTGCGCGAGGCGGTGGTCAAGCGCGGGCTCGTCGCGCCTGAGACGGCTCGTCATCTCGACGACAACGAGTTGCTCGAATTCCTGATGCTGCCGGGCTTCACGTTGCGCGACACGGTCACGGATGTGTCCGGGCGCGGTGTCGGCCTTGATGCGGTGCGCGCGATGGTTGCGATGGTGCGGGGCACGGTGCGCATCGAGTACACCCCCGGGCGTGGTACGAAGTTCATCCTGCAACTGCCGCTCACGCTGTCGGTGGTGCGCAGTCTGCTCGTCGAGATTGCGGGCGAGCCGTACGCGTTGCCGCTCGCCAGCCTGTCGCGCACGCTGGCGCTGCCGCAAGAAGACATCGACATGCTCGAGGGGCGTCCGCATTTCACGCTGGACGGCAAACAGATCGGACTCGTGAGCGCGCAACAGGTGTTGTGCGGCACCGAACCGACGGGTACTTCCGGCGATCAGCCGGTCGTGGTGTTTGGCGAGGGCGAGGCGCGCTACGGGCTGGCCGTCGACAAATTCCTCGGCGAGCGTATGCTCGTCGTGCAACCGCTCGATGCGCGGCTCGGCAAGTTGCCCAACATCGCCGCCGGGGCGCTGACGGAGGACGGCTCGCCGCTGCTCATCATCGATACGGCGGATCTGGTGCGCTCGATCGCGAAGGCCGTGGAAATGGGTTCGTTGGAGCGTTTGCCGATGCGCGCCGCCCAGACCAGCGGACGCGGCCGCAAACGTTTGCTGGTGGTGGACGACTCGCTCACCGTGCGCGAGCTTGAGCGCAAGCTGCTCGCCGCGCGCGGCTACGACGTGAGTGTCGCCATCGACGGAATGGATGGCTGGAACGCAGTGCGCAGCGAAACGTTCGACATGGTGATCACCGACGTCGACATGCCACGCATGGACGGCATCGAGCTGGTGACCCTGATCAAACGCGACCCGCGCACGGCGGAATTGCCCGTCATGATCGTTTCATACAAGGATCGTGAGGAAGATCGGAAGCGCGGACTCGATGCGGGTGCCGATTATTACCTCGCGAAAGGCAGCTTCCATGACGATGCGCTGCTGCGTGCTGTCGTGGATCTCATCGGGGAGTCGGGGTCATGA
- a CDS encoding chemotaxis response regulator protein-glutamate methylesterase — MKIGIVNDSAIAVEALRRTLAQRPGLEVAWVAHDGAQAVQMCAPVPPDLVLMDLVMPVMDGVAATREIMRRTPCPILIVTSDVGHHASLVFDAMGAGAVDAVDTPVLGAAELARPASSLLAKIEAVAAQQADARIPQTVVVPRAVPETDALVAIGASAGGPAALATLLGRLPANFAAGVIVVQHVDDAFAPGMAAWLDQQTPLSVRLVEAGERPMAGAVLLAGGNRHLRVDASGRCVYTDEPRDAVYRPSIDVFLRSVAENWRSRAVGVLLTGMGRDGAAGLGAMRTQGFMTIAQDRATSAVYGMPKAAAEAGAASQILPLNIIAPQLVTLFGTV, encoded by the coding sequence ATGAAAATCGGCATCGTGAACGATTCGGCCATCGCGGTGGAGGCGTTGCGCCGCACGCTCGCGCAGCGTCCGGGCCTGGAAGTGGCGTGGGTGGCGCACGACGGCGCGCAAGCCGTACAGATGTGCGCGCCCGTGCCACCCGACCTCGTGCTGATGGATCTCGTCATGCCGGTCATGGACGGCGTGGCGGCGACGCGCGAGATCATGCGGCGCACACCGTGCCCGATTCTGATCGTGACGTCGGATGTCGGCCATCACGCGAGCCTCGTGTTCGATGCGATGGGCGCCGGTGCGGTCGATGCCGTCGATACGCCTGTGTTGGGGGCGGCGGAGCTGGCGCGTCCGGCCTCGTCGTTGCTCGCGAAGATCGAGGCGGTGGCAGCCCAGCAGGCCGACGCCCGCATACCGCAGACGGTCGTGGTGCCGCGCGCCGTGCCCGAGACGGACGCGTTGGTGGCCATTGGCGCGTCGGCAGGCGGCCCGGCTGCGCTGGCGACGCTGCTCGGACGCCTGCCTGCGAACTTCGCGGCGGGTGTGATCGTCGTACAGCATGTGGACGACGCTTTCGCACCCGGTATGGCGGCGTGGCTCGATCAGCAGACACCGCTTTCCGTACGGCTGGTGGAGGCGGGCGAGCGTCCCATGGCGGGCGCGGTGCTGCTCGCGGGGGGAAACCGTCACCTGCGGGTGGACGCCAGCGGTCGCTGCGTGTATACCGACGAACCCAGGGATGCGGTGTATCGTCCGTCCATCGACGTCTTCCTGCGCAGTGTGGCCGAGAACTGGCGCTCGCGCGCGGTCGGCGTGCTTCTGACGGGGATGGGCCGCGACGGTGCAGCAGGGCTGGGTGCCATGCGCACGCAGGGCTTCATGACCATCGCGCAGGATCGCGCGACGAGCGCGGTGTACGGCATGCCCAAGGCGGCGGCCGAAGCCGGTGCCGCGTCGCAAATCCTGCCGCTGAACATCATCGCGCCACAATTGGTGACGCTGTTCGGCACCGTATGA
- a CDS encoding diguanylate cyclase, giving the protein MTTTPRQPKPGTPPIGTESSLSESSAMVLLVDDQAMVGEAIRRALTGEANIDFHYCANPEEALRVAEQTRPTVILQDLVMPGTDGLSLVRQYRGSPLTRDIPIIVLSTKEEPTVKREAFAAGANDYLVKLPDTIELVARIRYHSRSYMNLLQRDEAYRALRESQQQLLETNLELQRLTHSDGLTGLANRRYFDEYFGAEWRRALREQREMALLMIDVDNFKIYNDTYGHIAGDDVLRRVARTIAEAAARPADLAARFGGEEFVMVLPNTSAAGAAAIAEKVRAQIEAMAIPHVGSANGRHVTISLGGAALVPRTHMASTSLIESADLALYRAKQQGKNRVEMQPGAS; this is encoded by the coding sequence ATGACGACAACCCCGCGCCAACCCAAACCGGGCACGCCGCCCATCGGCACAGAAAGCAGCCTGAGCGAATCGTCGGCGATGGTATTGCTCGTCGACGATCAGGCGATGGTGGGCGAAGCGATTCGCCGCGCGCTGACCGGCGAAGCGAACATCGATTTTCACTATTGCGCGAATCCGGAAGAAGCGCTGCGTGTTGCCGAACAGACGCGTCCGACCGTCATCCTCCAGGATCTTGTGATGCCGGGCACCGATGGTTTGTCGCTGGTGCGACAGTACCGCGGGAGCCCGCTCACGCGCGATATTCCGATCATCGTGCTCTCGACGAAGGAAGAGCCGACGGTCAAGCGGGAGGCGTTCGCGGCGGGAGCGAACGACTATCTGGTCAAGCTGCCCGACACCATCGAGCTGGTTGCCCGCATTCGCTACCACTCGCGCTCGTACATGAACCTGCTGCAGCGCGACGAAGCGTACCGGGCACTGCGTGAGAGTCAGCAACAACTGCTGGAGACGAATCTGGAGTTGCAGCGTCTGACGCATTCCGACGGTCTCACCGGGCTGGCGAACCGTCGTTACTTCGACGAGTACTTCGGTGCGGAGTGGCGTCGCGCCTTGCGTGAGCAACGCGAGATGGCGCTGCTGATGATCGACGTCGACAACTTCAAGATATACAACGACACCTACGGCCACATTGCGGGCGACGACGTGTTGCGCCGCGTGGCACGCACCATCGCAGAAGCGGCGGCGCGTCCGGCCGATCTTGCGGCGCGTTTCGGCGGCGAGGAGTTCGTGATGGTGCTGCCGAATACGTCGGCGGCCGGCGCGGCGGCGATTGCCGAGAAGGTGCGCGCGCAGATCGAAGCGATGGCAATTCCGCACGTGGGGTCCGCCAACGGACGACACGTGACGATCAGTCTCGGCGGCGCGGCGCTGGTGCCGCGCACGCACATGGCGTCGACCTCGTTGATCGAGTCGGCGGATCTGGCGCTTTATCGCGCCAAGCAACAGGGCAAGAATCGCGTGGAGATGCAGCCGGGCGCTTCCTGA
- a CDS encoding glutathione S-transferase: protein MTFELFYWPGLQGRGEFVRLAFEASGTPYVEIVQEDGPGQGMDGLLHTMDDPACTDPPFAPPFLRVRHPSGDELIGQTANILAYLGPLLGLVGESPRARRWVNQLQLTLADLVAEVHDGHHPIASRLYYSNQKAEARKRTADLIEYRLPKFFGYFERVLANNPNAGGWLSEGALSYADLSLFQVIEGLYYAFPRAMSGFAKAFPRCQSVRDAVAREPLVAAYLKSSRRTAFNTTGIFRHYKELDRASPF, encoded by the coding sequence ATGACCTTCGAGCTGTTCTATTGGCCGGGCCTGCAAGGGCGCGGCGAGTTTGTCCGCCTCGCCTTCGAGGCCAGCGGCACGCCGTATGTCGAGATCGTTCAGGAGGACGGCCCGGGTCAGGGCATGGACGGTCTGCTCCACACGATGGACGATCCGGCCTGCACGGATCCCCCTTTCGCGCCGCCTTTTCTTCGCGTCCGGCACCCCTCCGGGGACGAACTGATCGGACAGACGGCGAACATCCTCGCGTATCTCGGACCGTTGCTGGGCCTTGTCGGCGAATCGCCACGCGCTCGGCGCTGGGTCAATCAGTTGCAGTTGACGCTGGCCGATCTCGTCGCGGAGGTGCACGACGGTCATCATCCCATCGCCAGTCGTCTCTATTACAGCAATCAGAAGGCGGAGGCACGCAAGCGCACGGCGGATCTGATCGAATACCGTCTGCCCAAATTCTTCGGGTACTTCGAGCGCGTGCTGGCGAACAATCCGAACGCAGGGGGATGGCTCAGCGAAGGCGCGCTGTCGTATGCCGATCTGTCGCTATTTCAGGTGATCGAGGGGTTGTACTACGCGTTTCCCCGCGCCATGTCGGGATTTGCGAAGGCGTTCCCGCGCTGTCAGTCAGTGCGCGACGCCGTCGCTCGCGAGCCGCTTGTCGCGGCCTATCTGAAGTCGTCGCGACGCACCGCGTTCAACACCACAGGCATCTTCCGGCACTACAAGGAACTCGATCGGGCTTCGCCGTTTTGA